Proteins from a single region of Abyssalbus ytuae:
- a CDS encoding DUF6443 domain-containing protein translates to MKKLRILFAVVFPTMVIGQTQTENYIKTTIYQVETQDGAVSNDNKIENITYYDGLGREKQNIAIRAGENNEDIITHIEYDEFGRQVKEYLPYATPTNDGLFRSGALSATNDYYLLKYANDLNSNNPNPYSQKEFEPSPLNRVVKQAAPGEAWQLGSGHEIEFDYQANATADQIRLFTVSLSEDYTPTLAATGYYQPGELYKTITRDENHTGTTQNHTTEEFKDKQGRVVLKRTYINTPPSGEPEGADTYYVYDDFGNLTYVIPPKVNTGDGISSTELSELCYQYKYDYRNRLIEKQLPGKEKEYIVYNKLDQPVLTQDANLRKNHQWLFTKYDAFGRVVYTGIYTHTGEATQSEMQTAFNNHYAGNTPPKQFEEKLDSEGSYHYYSNVTFPIANLEVLTVNYYDNHTFNKVGLTLPTGSIYEQAIATNVKGLATGTKVRVLGTNNWITTITVYDKKGRAIYVAGKNDYLGTTDIVQTKYDFTGRVLKTRTRHQKGSEEEIVTLDVFTYDHAGRLKTQVQCIGDDSLPEDCNDGDTEPGIELKDTITQTTNIVASQSITLIPDFHVVATSNLSFSAKIEPGGELIAEKTYDELGQLIEKKVGGSNGAGGLQTVNYTYNIRGWLKQINNPAAIGNDLFAFKIGYNEGSNPLYNGNIALTQWKTKNTDQSLKTYNYTYDALNRITAATDNTGHYNVGNISYDKNGNIKSLNRVGLDENTTNSFITIDQLMYSYDSGNKLLKVTDSAANDQFGFKDDAVNTTADNVNDYTYDENGNMTKDLNKGIGTSSSNGIIYNHLNLPTEVKFDNSNAKKINYIYSADGTKLRKTVNDNGNVITTDYAGNYIYENGSLEQITQPEGYIEPDGNGWQYVYRYLDIWGNTRVTYADDNRDGSVGTSEIRREQNFYPFGLEHKGYNTTMYGVKNNLKTYQGQEFTEDIGLNTHEWKYRMSDPTIGRFWQIDPLAEDYTYNSTYAFQENKMGMGIELEGAEMYGWVQQKVVEDAAKNPNGVGAHTIGLSQGLVNTVNGIVDAVSNPKETLKGVGNSALWLVVGSQFSEQVDNALGTNSTGAGDAILNSVANGTDNLVNGDGIERGTTIGEIAGAVIGAKGTTATLKGAATVLKGTKATTTTALANYYPANNGALGGVTTITLEVGQQIDRFGNLGGKYFSPTGTPLLKRALSPGANTSIYNSFEVTKPFSVQQSTVAPAFGKIGTGTQYYSPFLNAEELLKGGYIKSN, encoded by the coding sequence ATGAAAAAATTACGAATCCTTTTTGCAGTTGTTTTTCCAACAATGGTTATTGGGCAAACACAGACCGAAAATTATATCAAGACCACCATCTATCAGGTAGAAACCCAGGATGGTGCTGTTTCCAATGATAATAAAATTGAGAACATTACTTATTATGATGGTTTAGGAAGAGAAAAGCAAAATATTGCAATTCGAGCTGGAGAGAATAACGAAGACATTATCACCCACATTGAGTACGATGAGTTTGGAAGACAAGTCAAAGAGTATTTACCCTATGCGACACCCACAAATGACGGATTATTCAGAAGTGGAGCTTTGTCTGCCACGAATGACTATTACCTGTTGAAATATGCTAATGATCTCAACAGCAATAATCCCAATCCCTATTCCCAAAAAGAATTTGAACCTTCTCCCCTTAACAGAGTAGTGAAACAAGCTGCTCCCGGTGAAGCCTGGCAACTGGGCAGCGGCCACGAAATAGAATTCGATTACCAGGCCAATGCAACAGCAGACCAAATACGCCTGTTTACCGTTAGTTTAAGTGAAGATTATACCCCTACACTTGCAGCAACCGGTTATTACCAGCCTGGGGAACTCTATAAAACCATAACCCGTGACGAAAACCACACCGGTACTACCCAAAACCACACCACCGAAGAATTCAAGGACAAACAGGGCAGGGTAGTATTAAAACGCACCTATATAAACACTCCCCCATCGGGGGAGCCGGAGGGGGCAGACACCTATTATGTATATGATGATTTTGGGAACCTCACCTATGTCATCCCGCCAAAGGTGAATACCGGGGACGGAATTTCATCAACTGAACTTAGCGAACTCTGCTACCAGTACAAATACGATTACCGCAACCGGTTAATAGAAAAGCAACTCCCCGGTAAAGAAAAAGAATATATCGTTTATAACAAGCTGGACCAACCCGTCCTCACCCAAGATGCCAACCTGAGAAAAAACCACCAATGGCTTTTTACCAAGTACGATGCCTTTGGCAGGGTTGTTTATACCGGCATTTATACCCACACCGGGGAAGCTACACAGTCAGAGATGCAAACAGCATTCAATAACCATTATGCAGGCAATACCCCTCCTAAACAGTTTGAAGAAAAGTTAGATAGTGAAGGTAGTTACCATTATTACAGTAATGTCACTTTTCCCATCGCTAACCTGGAGGTGCTCACGGTAAACTATTACGACAACCACACATTTAACAAAGTAGGGCTTACACTACCAACCGGCAGTATTTACGAACAAGCCATCGCCACCAATGTAAAAGGCCTGGCCACAGGAACCAAAGTAAGGGTGCTGGGTACCAACAACTGGATTACCACCATTACCGTATATGACAAAAAAGGAAGGGCTATATATGTAGCCGGTAAAAATGACTACCTGGGCACTACCGATATTGTACAAACCAAATACGACTTTACGGGTAGAGTGTTAAAAACAAGAACCCGCCATCAAAAAGGCAGTGAAGAAGAAATAGTCACCCTCGATGTTTTTACCTACGACCATGCAGGCAGGCTTAAAACCCAGGTACAATGTATAGGGGACGATTCCCTGCCGGAGGATTGTAATGATGGTGATACGGAACCAGGCATTGAGCTTAAGGATACTATAACCCAAACCACTAATATAGTAGCATCCCAATCGATCACATTAATACCGGACTTTCATGTAGTGGCAACCAGTAACCTTAGTTTTTCAGCAAAGATAGAACCCGGGGGCGAACTCATAGCCGAAAAAACCTATGATGAACTCGGACAACTGATAGAGAAAAAGGTTGGAGGCAGCAATGGTGCAGGTGGATTGCAAACCGTAAACTATACCTATAACATAAGGGGTTGGTTAAAACAGATTAACAACCCTGCTGCCATTGGCAACGACCTGTTTGCCTTTAAAATAGGATACAACGAAGGCAGTAACCCGCTCTATAACGGAAATATTGCCCTTACCCAATGGAAAACCAAAAACACTGACCAAAGTTTAAAAACCTATAATTATACCTATGATGCTTTAAACCGGATCACAGCGGCCACAGACAATACTGGCCATTATAATGTGGGTAATATCAGTTATGATAAAAATGGGAATATCAAGAGCCTTAACCGGGTAGGACTTGATGAGAATACCACTAACTCTTTTATTACCATCGATCAGCTCATGTATAGCTACGACAGTGGCAATAAACTCTTAAAGGTAACGGATTCTGCTGCTAATGATCAATTTGGTTTTAAAGATGATGCTGTAAACACTACTGCCGATAATGTAAATGATTATACCTATGATGAAAATGGTAACATGACCAAAGATCTTAATAAAGGGATTGGTACTTCATCATCTAATGGAATTATTTATAATCATTTGAATCTGCCTACAGAAGTTAAGTTTGACAATAGTAATGCCAAAAAAATTAACTACATTTATAGTGCAGATGGCACAAAGTTGCGTAAAACGGTCAATGACAATGGAAATGTTATCACAACTGACTATGCCGGCAATTATATTTACGAAAATGGTTCTTTGGAACAAATCACCCAACCGGAAGGTTATATTGAACCGGATGGCAATGGTTGGCAGTATGTTTATAGGTATTTGGACATCTGGGGGAACACCCGGGTAACCTATGCCGATGACAACAGGGATGGTTCTGTGGGTACTTCCGAAATAAGGAGGGAACAGAATTTCTATCCCTTTGGGCTCGAGCATAAGGGGTATAACACAACCATGTATGGTGTAAAAAACAATCTTAAAACTTATCAAGGGCAAGAATTTACGGAAGATATAGGATTAAACACCCATGAGTGGAAATACAGAATGAGCGACCCAACCATTGGACGTTTTTGGCAGATCGACCCACTGGCTGAAGATTATACCTATAACTCTACCTACGCTTTCCAGGAGAATAAAATGGGTATGGGAATTGAGCTTGAAGGAGCAGAAATGTATGGTTGGGTACAACAAAAAGTAGTTGAAGATGCAGCAAAAAACCCTAATGGAGTGGGTGCCCATACTATAGGACTATCTCAAGGACTTGTAAATACAGTAAACGGTATAGTTGATGCTGTGTCAAATCCAAAGGAAACACTCAAAGGTGTGGGGAATTCTGCATTATGGCTAGTTGTAGGTTCACAATTTTCTGAACAAGTCGATAATGCTTTAGGAACAAACTCAACGGGTGCTGGAGATGCAATTTTGAATTCAGTTGCGAATGGTACAGATAATTTGGTGAATGGGGATGGTATTGAGAGAGGAACCACTATTGGTGAGATAGCTGGAGCTGTGATAGGTGCGAAAGGTACAACTGCTACACTTAAAGGAGCAGCAACAGTATTAAAAGGTACAAAAGCAACCACAACTACAGCTTTAGCTAATTATTATCCTGCTAATAATGGAGCTTTAGGAGGAGTAACAACGATAACATTAGAGGTTGGTCAGCAAATAGATAGGTTTGGAAATTTAGGAGGGAAATATTTTTCTCCAACAGGTACTCCATTGTTAAAAAGAGCATTATCCCCAGGAGCAAATACCAGTATCTATAACTCTTTTGAAGTTACTAAGCCATTTTCAGTACAACAATCAACAGTAGCTCCTGCTTTTGGGAAAATAGGTACAGGGACACAATACTATTCTCCTTTTTTAAATGCAGAAGAATTGTTAAAAGGTGGCTATATCAAATCTAATTAA